The following are from one region of the Nicotiana tomentosiformis chromosome 7, ASM39032v3, whole genome shotgun sequence genome:
- the LOC104110813 gene encoding protein DOG1-like 4 → MSFQRFYDAWFEQLKGMVHQLNQVPRPATSDQHHELHKQLVQKVMSHYYEYYRVKSLAAKNDIFSVFSAPWSTSLERSLHWIAGWRPTTAFHLIYTESSILFESHIIDILRGLRYGDLGDLSPDQLHRVSELQCEAVQEENAIADELSDWQDGASEVIGLTGDIDVKMEGLVSILERADKLRMKTIENLVQLLSPQQAVEFLIAAAHLQFGIRRWGINHDRQRGNPAS, encoded by the exons ATGAGCTTCCAGCGATTCTATGACGCATGGTTTGAGCAGCTGAAGGGAATGGTACATCAACTGAACCAAGTTCCAAGACCCGCTACCAGTGACCAACACCACGAGTTGCACAAACAGCTTGTTCAAAAGGTCATGTCCCACTACTACGAGTACTACCGAGTCAAGTCCTTGGCTGCTAAAAATGACATTTTCTCCGTTTTTTCTGCACCTTGGTCCACTTCTCTTGAACGATCTCTTCACTGGATTGCCGGTTGGCGACCCACCACCGCTTTCCACCTTATCTACACTGAATCCAGTATTCTCTTCGAGTCCCATATCATCGACATTCTCCGTGGCCTCCGCTACGGCGATCTCGGTGATCTCTCTCCTGATCAACTCCACCGTGTCAGCGAACTTCAATGTGAAGCTGTTCAGGAAGAAAATGCTATCGCTGATGAACTCTCCGATTGGCAG GATGGTGCAAGTGAAGTAATTGGGTTGACGGGAGATATAGATGTAAAAATGGAAGGGCTGGTGAGTATTTTAGAGAGGGCGGACAAACTGAGAATGAAAACCATAGAGAATTTGGTGCAACTTTTGTCGCCACAGCAAGCGGTGGAATTCTTGATCGCAGCGGCGCATTTGCAATTCGGCATCCGTAGATGGGGAATCAATCATGATCGTCAACGAGGGAATCCGGCTTCTTGA